One part of the Neoarius graeffei isolate fNeoGra1 chromosome 2, fNeoGra1.pri, whole genome shotgun sequence genome encodes these proteins:
- the LOC132871867 gene encoding cilia- and flagella-associated protein 206-like yields MSLLRRDKEQQLNELTMIVTGIRLFNKDNGKGGESIEDLLAVLNEALPAVSTDIERELEGTQRLAWRYTTLLERCSESDTDAELNRDLLTQALYNVRQHEAFLKVILADVITCAKQVEALHTDLMSRMKVLKATVHAKTAVPTSQVFPHFTALARLWVGLQDEMVLLNMLRSMALSLRPFLSAQLQLLENVQLDQMLHGETVKSDAERAAESSEERLDPEEMKSSEWILPETTANFEQLFLQYRGVCGYTLVEKNGLLLPGNPNIGILKHREKYYSFSSKQAAYQFASNADEYIELIAERAKRSPELIQLLELHQQFASITPYSQMQSGEKLLVKPISKSESSTQTDTHLLESNIVRSYEWNEWELRRKAIKLANLRHKVTHSTQTDLSHMRRHNTTQTFLPKEAACQTKRDGQSNVPRPQVYLAGLRGGPTTPMTKLDLTPDVHE; encoded by the exons ATGTCTCTGCTCAGGCGTGATAAAGAACAGCAGCTGAACGAGCTCACCATGATCGTCACCGGGATTCGCCTCTTCAACAAGGACAACGGGAAAGGAGGAGAGAGCATCGAGGACC TGCTGGCCGTCCTGAACGAGGCTCTTCCTGCTGTCAGCACAGATATAGAGCGTGAACTGGAAGGGACGCAACGTTTGGCTTGGCGCTACACCACTCTGCTGGAGAGATGCTCTGAATCCGACACTGACGCCGAGCTAAACAGGGACCTGCTCACGCAGGCCCTGTACAACGTACGCCAACACGAAGCCTTCCTCAAAGTCATACTG GCGGATGTGATCACATGTGCAAAGCAAGTGGAGGCTCTTCACACTGACCTCATGTCGAGGATGAAGGTGCTGAAGGCCACAGTTCATGCCAAAACTGCCGTACCAACCTCCCAAGTGTTC CCTCATTTCACAGCATTGGCCAGGCTGTGGGTGGGGCTTCAGGATGAGATGGTCTTGTTGAACATGCTCCGGAGCATGGCGCTCAGCCTGAGGCCGTTCCTCTCGGCTCAGTTGCAACTTCTCGAGAACGTTCAGTTGGATCAGATGCTCCATGGTGAAACCGTCAAATCTGACGCAGAGAGAGCTGCTGAGAGCTCAG AGGAGCGGCTTGATCCAGAGGAGATGAAATCGTCCGAGTGGATTCTGCCCGAGACCACGGCGAACTTTGAGCAGCTCTTCCTGCAGTACAGGGGTGTGTGTGGATACACTCTTGTCGAGAAGAACGGCCTCTTGCTCCCAG GCAATCCGAACATCGGCATCCTGAAGCACAGGGAGAAATATTACAGCTTCAGCTCCAAGCAGGCTGCATATCAGTTCGCCTCAAACGCAGACGAGTACATCGAACTGATCGCGGAAAGAGCGAAGAGATCTCCGGAGCTGATCCAGCTGCTCGAGCTTCATCAGCAGTTTGCCAGCATCACTCCGTACTCTCAG ATGCAGTCAGGTGAGAAATTGTTGGTGAAACCCATCAGCAAAAGTGAAAGCAGCACACAGACGGACACACACCTGCTGGAGAGCAACATCGTCAGATCTTACGAGTGGAACGAGTGGGAGCTGAGACGGAAAGCCATCAAACTG GCGAACCTGCGCCATAAGGTAACCCACTCGACGCAGACTGACCTAAGCCACATGAGGAGACACAACACCACGCAGACGTTCCTTCCAAAAGAAGCCGCCTGCCAGACGAAGAGAGACGGACAGAGTAACGTACCGAGACCTCAAGTCTACCTGGCTGGGCTGAGAGGAGGACCAACCACTCCCATGACCAAACTCGATTTAACTCCagatgtgcatgaatag
- the LOC132880181 gene encoding tripartite motif-containing protein 16-like, producing the protein MEKKRWEVTELIRDQEKAELSRAERLLEQLEQEIADLQRRVTELEQLSHTHDHIHFLQVLASGCRSPPFHRPLFHTSSVTVHQHLSFDGVRNSVSDLKKRLEEFCEEEFNKIPPHAAAVQIISGPEPQSREEFLKYFCYLTLDPNTAHRLLILSEKNRAVRGSERAQRYSDHPERFDSWCQVLCKESVCGRCYWEVEWSGDDVVYISVSYKDISRKGRGNECGFGFNNQSWILRCSSSSLSFYHNSIETDLRVPSPSRIGVYVDHSAGTLSFYSVSDTMKLLHRVHTTFTQTLYAGFWLWSPGSTVRLCDPE; encoded by the exons atggagaaaaagcgctgggaggtgacggagctgatcagagatcaggagaaggctgaactgagtcgagctgaacgactcctggagcaactggagcaggagattgctgatcttcagaggagagtcactgagctggagcagctttcacacacacacgatcacatccatttcctccag gttttagcttctggatGTCGCTCTCCTCCATTTCACAGACCATTATTTCacacatccagcgtcactgtccatcagcatctctcatttgatggagtgaggaattctgtctcagatctgaaaaagagactcgaggaattctgtgaggaggaattcaacaaaatccctccacatg ctgcagcagttcagatcatttcaggaccagaaccacagagcagagaagagtttctgaaat atttctgttatctgactctggatcccaacacggcacatcgtctcctcattctgtctgagaagaacagagcggtgagaggcagtgagagagcgcagcgttactctgatcatccagagagatttgattcctggtgtcaggtgttgtgtaaggagagtgtgtgtggacgctgttactgggaggtggagtggagcggtgATGATGTTGTgtacatatcagtctcatataaagacatcagcaggaaaggacggggtaatgagtgtgggtttggattcaacaatcagtcctggattctgcggtgttcttcttcttctctctctttctatcacaACAGCATTGAGACTGATCTGAGAGTTCCATctccctccagaataggagtgtatgtggatcacagtgcaggaactctgtccttctacagcgtctctgacacgatgaagctcctccacagagtccacaccacattcactcagactctatacgctgggttctGGCTCTGGTCTCCTGgttctacagtgagattgtgtgatccagaataa